One Cryptomeria japonica chromosome 9, Sugi_1.0, whole genome shotgun sequence genomic window carries:
- the LOC131073848 gene encoding uncharacterized protein LOC131073848, with product MAWRATACWNGILSKYQKTRQISSYTQFRMQPHHGSSSSASHGGVAASGPLRYLKPDFLPIYTILGMTLMAVFLGSLTMKQQLLHSPNVSVDKKKRKSMPEVKDPEFALQKSEDFRNKSFFRRVSHTTQLSKSMP from the exons atggCTTGGAGAGCAACG GCTTGTTGGAATGGCATTCTGTCAAAGTATCAGAAGACAAGACAGATTTCTAGCTATACCCAATTTAGAATGCAGCCTCACCATGgctcatcatcatcagcatctcatGGAGGAGTAGCAGCTTCAGGACCCCTAAG GTATCTGAAACCTGATTTTTTACCAATATACACAATTCTTGGGATGACTCTGATGGCAGTATTCCTGGGGTCTCTTACAATGAAGCAGCAACTGCTACATTCCCCCAATGTGAGTGTGgacaaaaagaagaggaaaagcatgCCTGAAGTGAAGGACCCTGAATTTGCCCTACAAAAATCTGAAGACTTCAGGAACAAGAGCTTTTTCAGGAGAGTGAGCCACACCACTCAACTTTCCAAGTCCATGCCTTAG